ATCAAGCTCTACAACTTTCATAACTAGTACAAACACCAATTCCAAGCCTAACTAGGGCAATCGACTAAAAACATCCATAAATCCCTAAAACTTTCAATTATACAAACCACCCTAACGAAATCGAATTTAGCCGAAACCTTTTGAGGGATTACTCACCTAGATGAGGGCTACAAGTTGAGCAAAAAATCACGACCTATGGTGGCCGGAAGACGGAGCTCCGGCGAAAAACCCTTTCCGGCAGTCGAACCTTTCAGGGTTGACCGCTCCTTCACGGCGGCGTTCCGCACGCGTGCACCGGTCCAGGATGAGAGAGGAAGAGGCAAGGGTCCGAACGGGACCAGTCTGGCGGTCGGTGGTGGCCGGACGGCGACGGACGGCGGTGGTGAAGTTTCCGGGCGGAGGGAGAAGAAAATCGGGTGGGAGGAGAGAAAACGGGAGAGAGAGGGAGAAGAGAAAAAGGGTTTGGGCCTCACACCCCAAACCGGTCCACACCACTTATAACCCAAACTTCCAAAACAAAAACACCCCGAAAAATAATACCCGAATAAAAATTACCTTTTACTAGCTAAAATTTTCTAGTTTTACCGTCGTCGTATTTTCATCATACGAATAATCCTCCGCACATAATCGTCCCCGAAACTCCTCTAGGGTCCAACTAACTATTAATTCAATGATCGAGACGGCAAAATTCTTATTATAATCATGCTAGTAAATAAGGTAAAAATATAAGGGTCGGGATGTGACAGTTTCCCCTATAAGTGGATAGTAAAGATGAATCTAACTGGATGACTGATCACTGACTTCCACGCATTGATTATAGCCATAAATATTATAGCCATATTGATTGTTGCCTTCTTGGGATTCATTTGAGGTTCCAGTCCCACTACCTAAACTGATAGAATCAAAACTTAGCGTAACTGAAGCAACATCTTGATCATCATTTGGACTTCTAGTCCTCCTCCCATACATGGTATCCTCTTGCGCTCCATACCTAGTACTTCTATAGCCATGATCGTAATTTTCTTCGGATGAAAAATTGTTCAATCCACCAACTGTAGAAGATTGTCCATATACAAACCTGGTGCCGGTATTTCCACCACCTTTTCGGCTTCCACCATCTTCATCATCATCTGAACTATCAAGAGTTGTTGTGCCACCCCATGCATCATCACTGTCTAAATTATCTTCTGGGTTTCCAACAATTTCTTCAGATAATACCTTTTGTACGTTGATTCTATTGACAGTTGCAATTTCAACCACTTCAGGAGGTGGATTGCCACGGATAATTGTGTTATGTATCTTATGTTACAGACTCACGGTCTCACACTCTCACTAGTACACCTGTGTTCTCTATCTTATACTCATTCTCTTTCTCAAGTGTAAATATTCCTCTACTGTCCACTCATCTCTAAGTTTGATAATTGTGTAATAGATCGATATGCATCCTGATATATCTTGAAAAAAATCATGCTCTTCTCGAGAGTCGAGAGTCGAGACTACCACTCTTCATTGGGATACACCTCGAGGGAATTACTTCTCTTCCGGATGACATTTCAATTTTTTACAGATATTTTTTTAATATGTCGGTGATATATCGAAAATATCATAAATGTCGGAAATATTTCCTAAATATCGGTGATATTTGACAATATTTCCTAAATATCGGGGAAATATCGTAGATACGGTGGAAGATAAGATATTGACCCTTATAGATACATCGGTCATTCGAAAAAAGGAGATATCGGAGGATATATCGGATATATCGCAAAGATTTTAATCCTTGGTTATAGGAAAAAACATGATTCCTTCTTCTCACCAACCGACCCACCCCACCACCCATGCAAAACCCATTGGCCACCTCCTCAACCCCACCACCGCCAACCTCCTCTCCCATTTCGTCGCCCCTAAAACGACGTCGTCTTCGTCTCTCATCCCCACTCCTCAATCTGCCTTGCCCTCGTCCTCCCCACTTCACCCCCACCCACTCAGTCTTCCTCCTCAACCTATCATGAACACCACCATGCCGGCGTCGGCTCATAGACGACCTCGTCATCGTTTTCGGGCGATAATCAAGAATTCGATGACCAAGAGCCCTGGCCGGGTTCGGATACCAATTAGTTTTTGAAGGGTTTGAATCGGAGACTTCAGTCGTGAGATTAAACAATGAATAGGCGACAGAGTGCAATTACGAATTAAGGTTTTTGTTTATGTAATTTTATTTTTGTTACCGTTTTTGTTTTTGTTTTCTGGTAACCGACGGAATGGCTTAGTCAAACTAACAACTGTTAACACAAGTTGCTGGTTCACGTGCACCTTGGTGCACTGAATCCGCTCGGTTATAAACAAGGTAGATACTACCAACTTACCAAGTACCAAGAACTGTTTTGGAACTTTACTCGTCCCTAAAGTTTGGACCTCACTCCTTAAGCCTTTTGGCTTTGCTTGGGGCGGCTTAATTGATTCCCACTTCCNNNNNNNNNNNNNNNNNNNNTTTTTGTGTTTGGTAATTGGGATATTTCTCATTTATTTTCAGGTTTTGGGTCTTTTGTTTTCTTTAGGTCTTGGAGGAAAGGTTTGTCATTTGGCAGAACAACATCATATCTACAATAGCCGCACCAGAATCACTTAAAAACCTAAAGCCTAAAGCCATACCACTCGTATTATTTTGGCGGCACTGACAATCCTTCCCCCACTATAACTCATTCAATTTCAAACGCACAAGCAAAAACACTCATCTTTCTCTGAAATTATTGAGCTTTAACAGAAATGGAGGAAGAGGGTATAGGGCTAGTTCTGACGAAAGCCACAGACCTGAGAATGAAGATCAGCAACTGCATCCACAAGGCCAATGACCCATCACCCAAAAAGGAAAATGGTGATTCGGGTGATGAAGATGGTGATGGTGAAGAAGAAGATGAAGAGTCACAGAGGCTTTTCAACATTTGCGATGCCCTTGAAGCCCTTGAGAATCAGCTCTCTAACTTACAGGTCAGAATTCCCAAAACCCCCAATTTTTTCTTGGCTTGGTTTTGTCTTTACTTTTTTTTTTCTTCAAAGCTCTAATCTTTGATGGTCTAGTTTGTCATTTGCAATTGGGTGCTTGAGTTTTGAAACCAAGAGTTCAATTTTCTCTAATTTTGGTGCTATGCCAAACCAAGCTGCACACTTAAAATTCTTTGCTAGGTTGTTTTCTTGAATATATGAATCAGTCAGGACTTGATACTGTCAGTTATGTCTGTATCACTCTATGTGTATGTTTGATGTTTTTAGTGAAATTGAGTGTGTTCTGAATATGTGATCTTGCTTGGATTTTGTAGGTGCTTGTAAGACATAGAAGTCTAATGCATCCTATGTTATGTTTCTATAAAATACTTCACTTCTACATAATTCTAGTGTTGTCGCAATTGGCTCGTTTTCTGGATGACCTTTGTTACATTGTAGAGTTCTGTAGTAGCATGTCAGTTTAGTAATTGTACTTGTCATATGGTAGGGGGCACTAAATATAAAGCGGAAGCTAATCAGTGTTAAATAAGACCGGTTTCCTCAGTATTACATACTTGTCGATGTTTATTTTGATATCCAGAAACAGACTGCTTGAAACTGTGGCCTCCTGTATGCCTTGCAATCTTTAGGATGCTAAAAAACTCTAGCAAATAGTTAAGTAAGTGGGGGTTTGGACTCCAGAGCAGATGACAGTAAACCAAGGACCCAACCATTCCACTAAACCCTCTAATAGCACATACATAATTTTCCATACAGAATTTTTACCTCCGTTAAGATGGTTTGCTAGAAATTCTTGAATCATATGGTAGTGTTATTAACACACCCTTTTGTGTTATTAACACATCCCATCTATGATAAGAGCCAATCATGAAACATATTCAAGTGACAAGTTTGTAAATAAAATTGAAATGTGTGGATAGGAAAATAGATGGGGTGTGTTAATAACATTAACCATTATATATTATTGTGCTTGAAAATGGAAATTCACCGAAATACATAGTCGTTTATCTTATCTGATTCGATGTTAAACCCATGCTCTTATTGAACAAGTATGCCATATTTTTCATAATTATCATTTGTATTCTATATCTATCTAAAATGAGTGAATGCACTAATACGCCAACATGGACACCGAGTGTCTGCATAGGATGCAAGTTTGTGAAACTGCATTAGAATTTCTTAAGGTATAAAAGTGCATAAGAATATTGTGTAATCATTCTGTCTTCATCTTGTAACATCAGATCCAAAATTCTCTTTTTGATCTATTTTGTTATTTGTTTTTTTTAATCTTTTTATAAAAGAAAACGTATGCTTATCATGTTACAATTACTGATTGATTGATCAATCCAAGCATATAGGCTCTTTATCTGCTATAGGTCTATGATATCATTCAACCTATAAACTACATTTTGGCTGAGATGCATCTGATTTATTTTCTGCCTGAGTAACAGCATGGGTGGTATCAGTCATGGTGGGCTATAAGCAGTTTATCAATAGATAAAATGACATTGTTAGCTAATAAAGTTTCCTAAACTAAGTGTGAAACACTCTTGTTTCCTCTTTTGTCATCAGACTTTGCAACAACAGCAAAGGTATGAAAGAGAAGTCTCACTTGCTGAGATTGAAAGCAGCCGCAAGATGCTACTGGAAAAGATTAGAGAGTACAAAGGGAAAGATTTGGAAGTGATACATGAGGCCTCTGCCTTTGCTGGTGAAACAGTGGATCACAGTAATGATCTCTTGCTTCCTCCATATCCAAGCCGCTCTCCAAACACGTTTGTTAATGGCTATTTGCCACCTACACATAAGCCTCTACGAAATGGGGTCATCACCAATGATGCAACAAATGGAGCAAAGGAGAATTTGAGTGATACAGAGAGATCAAAAAACTCAGTAGGGTTGGGATCTTTCCTGAGCACAGCAGCCAAGACAGTGCTTACTGTTGTCGGTGTGGTATCTGTACTTAGCCTGTCCGGTTTTGGGCCTAAAATTGTGAGAAGTAATACTGCTTTCAATATATTAGGCTGTTTTAAGCAACCGCCAAATGAAGAAAAGAGATCAACTGTTGAATGCCCCCCTGGGAGAGTCCTTGTTCAGGAAGGTAGGAAGGCTCGATGTGTTGTGAAAGAAAGAGTTGAAGTTCCTTTCTCGTCAGTTGTTGCGAGACCTGATGTAAACTATGGCTGCGGTTAGAAGTATGCTCCTTCCATCTTTTTGAATATTTTGCTTCTTCTGATATGCTGTAATGGAATCACTTTTCTGTTGATCTACGGCTGCCCTATTCTCAAGCATAATAATAGTTTTGAGTTTTTAGGTTGTGTTTGTTCTGGTTAATCTTCTACTTTTCAAGTGTATAGATAAGAGAATCTCCTCCTTCAAGTTATATGATTGCAGTGTGAAGTCTCAAGTCTGATGGTAGAATCTGATATCAGTGATATAACTCATCCTTCGTTCTGTTAAGCTTCCGAGGGTTTTGTTTGATGAGTTCATAGTGTTGGGGATAGCAGCTGTTAGCAGAGATCTTTGTTGATTTAACCTCTAGTAAGACTTGGTGATTAACCAGCTAGGACAATCCCATCAGTAGTTGCGTGACCTCCCCCAGATGAACCAAGAGAAACCAGATAAAATTTGTTTTGTGTGTTCTATTTGCCGCATTAAGTACTCATTGTCAAAAGACATGGCTCTAGCCATACCAAACTTTGAAGGGTTTGCAATATTTATATTCCCATTATCTCTTTGTTTAAAGGTGTTTCCTTCCAACACTGGGCCAAGGCGACTATGAGAGACCTCATACCATGTTTGTGGAGTCTAGGCAAGTGCTTTGAGTAGCGTCATCGATGACAATATGGATATTCTTTAAGATTATAGAGATTATCGACAACATTCATCTGCTCGATACCATTTTGGTACAGTGGCAGAACTTTTATTTGCAAGTAGGATATGAGAGGTTGAGAGTTTTGACTCACTATATAGTATATAAGTCTATTATTTGATACAGATATATTTTTTTTTTGGTGGATTTTTATCCAATACCATCAAATCACGTTAGTTGATCACAATATAATTCATTGAATCCTATACACGTAGAAATATGGTCCAGAAATGTAAGCATTGCTAGAATTTTTATACAGAAGTTGGGTCGATACTATGTTCTTGCTTGCGTCACTTGAGTTGAACAGAAATAGCCTAAAACCATGTTCCATCGCTTAGCCACAGGCAGCACCTGGTTTCGGGACATGTGGTACATACTACAGAACCCTGCAGATCTTTATGCAGAAATTATTGAAAGATTGGCTCCTCAAAGTCATGAAGAGGTAAATCTGATCCTCAGAGGATATACTATTTAAACTCCACCCAAGAATGAATGGTCTCAACATCCTCAGTTCCATCTTTAAACCAAGTTCAAACTCTGAGCGGTAGCTTCAGTTTGTGTGAGAAAATATAACCATGGAAGGCAAAGGTTTCACAGAAGAGCAGGAAGCACTGGTGGTGAAGTCATGGGCAGCAATGAAGAAGAATTCTGCAGAATTGGGTCTTCAATTCTTCTTGAAGTAAGTCACTCTTACAGTTCATTTTCTCTGCATTCTTAATTCACGGCAACTGAATTCTCATATGTTGAGAACTTGCAGCTTGAAATTTGGGAATTTAGAGGGTGTTCTAATTTTTGGGTGAAAATTCTGCAGGGTCTTTGAAATTGCACCATCAGCTCAGAAGCTGTTTTCATTCTTGAAGGATTCTGATATTCCTCTGGAGAAGAACCCCAAGCTCAAGACTCATGCCATGTCTGTCTTTGTTATGGTAATTCAGTATAAGCATCATCAAGCCAGTAAATTATTAATGCATGCCAGGGTAACATATTCTTGCTGCAATGTAGATTTGGAACTCACGTTTAAGTAAAAACACGAAGATCATTGATTCAGATTGATCATTCTCATAACATTACATGTCAAACTGTCTCGAAAGATAAAGTTAATGACACATTGCTGATTTTTTATTTCTATGACAGACTTGTGAATCGGCGGTTCAACTCCGTAAAGCAGGCAAAGTAACAGTGAGGGACTCAACCTTGAAAAGGTTAGGCGGGGTGCATTTCAAGTCCGGAGTAGTGGATGAACACTATGAGGTATGCATGATCTCAATTCTAGATAAAATTTGAAATCGATCAAAGTGATTCTAGATAAACCAATGCAAATAAGTTGCTTATTCCAATATTTCTTTCTGACTGATGCAATTATAGGTGGTTAAGTTTGCATTGTTGGAAATAATAAAAGAAGCAGTACCAGAAATGTGGTCACCAGAGATGAAGAGTGCATGGGGAGAAGCTTATGATCAGTTGGTTGCTGCTATCAAATTGGAGATGAAGCCCTCTGCTTAGACTAATAGACTCTGAATCTCTGTTCTTCTACAATTTAATAAAATTGTTTCTTTTCAAAATTTAATAAGATGAAGACAGAGTAATGTAAAGATGTACCACTTTTTATAGCAACTGCTGCTTATTTTAAGTTCATGACTCATGAGTCCTTGATCATGTTGATTTTACAGTAATATTTATTCATACATTAGAATCGCCAAGAGAAGTTCCAAGTACTCAGTCCTCCTAATTTCCCTATCTAATCATGGGTATGTATGTGCTTAATTAATCAACTGACAGAGACATTCCCTGCAAAGTGACACTCAAATCGTAAGTAGGCTGGGCGACTCAACTAGTGAAGATCCTATTAAGAGAAACATAGACTTTTAAGAGAATGTACAACTATTTTTAGTTTTCGGTCATGCGTCAGAAACAACCTCAACTAACAGAAATTTTATTTACACATAGCTAACTACAATAGCTGCTCTTAGATCATACATGCATACCCTTTAAGTCATTTTTGTTTAACTTTTCCGTGAAAGTTCTTGCTATGCCCCTTTACTTTATTGCCCACATCAAGTCGCCATCTTGAGCTCAACGCAGCAGCCAAGATATTGCTGTACAAGAGGATATACAGACTTTATAATATAAGTATACTGTGTACAATTTCTCCAAAGGAAAAGTATATTGTAACAATCACACAATTGGAAGAAGAAATCATTGTTATGACATGCATATTTCGAAGCTTTTGGTTACATAAATTTTCAGTTTAATTACTTTACAGCTCTTCAAGATGCTTTACATGCTACTCGATCAGTTCTACAATTCTAAAAATTCTGGTTGAAGGGGACACTAAGTATTGTGTTCCGACTGCCTCCCTCATAGAGTGGAGGTGACTTGGGGGATTAAATGTCTGGCTCCATGCCAGAATATCTGGAAGCTAGCCTCTTCTTTCCCTTTTCTTTGGTTTAGACATATGTATCGAGAATCTAACATTGTAGCTGATAGAATTGCAAATTTTGATCTTCATGATCTTTCTGATGTAGTTTGATTGCTTCCCCTCTTTGTGTCCCAACTCCCAAGCATTCTATTTGGATCAGCTAAGTGGGGCAGTAACTACGTGGTCTTGTGTTGTAATTTTTCTGTTTTAATTTGTTTCTTGAAAGAAAAAAAATCCTTCTTCAAGTTCACCTTATTGAAAGGATTAAAGAAGTGGAAGAAAAAATATATGATTTTCAGAAAATGTTGGGTAAGAACTAGGAAGTGAGCGAACAAGAGCGCTAGAACCTAGAACGTTACGCTCACGTTCGGCGTCATTGTATGTTTGCCCATAATGTGACGCGTCTAGTTTGCTTTGTATTAACTTAATTGAGAGATGAGACTTCCTCATCAGCTTAATTATAGATGCCTCAGTGACCCTTGTCGATGAGTAACTTAATTTTGACTTGTGAATAGCCAGTCTTTCTGGGAAAAAAAAAAATATAGAGCAAGAAGCCCCAATCAAACTTCCAATTAACACATATCAGAGTATTGGATTATCTACATTCTCATTGCTAGCCTAATTTAATGGAAATGATTCTCATAGTAGCTACTTGAGATGTTTCCTCTAAATTATATTGATTGACACATGCATACAAAAACAATTTTCGATTCTGATAACATGCAGCTGTAGTCAAGAATGAGATATTTAAGTACAGATTAATTAGATTATATCTATGATACTGATCTTATCTTCTGGCTGTAATTCCAGAGCTTTATTCTTGACTCTTGCTTGCTTCCCATGCCATCATGATCTGGTTTTCAGCCAACAGATACAGTACAAA
The window above is part of the Fragaria vesca subsp. vesca linkage group LG2, FraVesHawaii_1.0, whole genome shotgun sequence genome. Proteins encoded here:
- the LOC101306114 gene encoding plastid division protein PDV2-like, which gives rise to MEEEGIGLVLTKATDLRMKISNCIHKANDPSPKKENGDSGDEDGDGEEEDEESQRLFNICDALEALENQLSNLQTLQQQQRYEREVSLAEIESSRKMLLEKIREYKGKDLEVIHEASAFAGETVDHSNDLLLPPYPSRSPNTFVNGYLPPTHKPLRNGVITNDATNGAKENLSDTERSKNSVGLGSFLSTAAKTVLTVVGVVSVLSLSGFGPKIVRSNTAFNILGCFKQPPNEEKRSTVECPPGRVLVQEGRKARCVVKERVEVPFSSVVARPDVNYGCENITMEGKGFTEEQEALVVKSWAAMKKNSAELGLQFFLKVFEIAPSAQKLFSFLKDSDIPLEKNPKLKTHAMSVFVMTCESAVQLRKAGKVTVRDSTLKRLGGVHFKSGVVDEHYEVVKFALLEIIKEAVPEMWSPEMKSAWGEAYDQLVAAIKLEMKPSA